One genomic window of Leptotrichia shahii includes the following:
- a CDS encoding mechanosensitive ion channel family protein produces MKELEKFLELDNIIRFLKTNIFKLFIIYLIVKIGKIFKTRIEKILKIILNKSNVDKSVASFLLSIYSILYYFILLYSSVGILGINTTSITTFLGATGIVLGIAFKETLGNFCGGLIILTFKPFSVGDTIEYNNYIGTVKKIELFYTKMLNPQNELVIIPNGIVTNTEIRNIRQNGERRLDLEIGVSYNSNIEKVKNVLERIVIDETMNEVEETQIKNNLLVKLQNTILENREKNRINLFSTIFSRKKMKEAEDEAGKRSEEEIYGNTKNIENVSNIPKVDNEKMILGSKPSVIGVGKLADSAIIFYVYVYTRSENYLNLKLKLNERIKTEFDKVGIEIPYPQMDVHISK; encoded by the coding sequence ATGAAAGAATTGGAAAAATTTTTAGAATTGGATAATATAATTAGATTTTTAAAGACCAATATTTTTAAATTGTTTATAATTTATTTAATTGTAAAAATTGGAAAAATATTTAAGACAAGGATTGAAAAAATATTAAAAATTATACTTAATAAATCAAATGTTGATAAAAGTGTGGCTTCATTTTTGCTTTCAATTTATTCGATTTTATATTATTTTATCCTGCTTTATTCTTCTGTGGGAATTCTTGGAATCAATACTACTTCAATTACAACGTTTTTAGGAGCAACTGGTATTGTTTTAGGAATAGCCTTTAAGGAAACATTGGGAAACTTTTGTGGAGGACTCATAATTCTTACATTTAAGCCATTTAGTGTTGGAGATACAATTGAGTATAATAATTATATTGGAACTGTAAAGAAAATAGAATTATTTTATACAAAAATGTTAAATCCGCAAAATGAGCTTGTAATAATTCCAAATGGAATAGTTACCAATACAGAAATAAGAAATATTAGGCAAAATGGAGAACGTAGACTTGATTTGGAAATTGGAGTTTCGTATAATAGCAATATTGAAAAAGTAAAAAATGTTTTGGAAAGAATAGTTATAGATGAAACAATGAATGAAGTTGAGGAAACGCAAATAAAGAATAATTTACTTGTAAAACTTCAAAATACAATTTTAGAAAATCGTGAAAAAAATAGAATCAATTTATTTTCAACAATTTTTTCTAGGAAAAAAATGAAAGAAGCAGAAGATGAAGCAGGTAAAAGATCTGAAGAAGAAATTTATGGAAATACTAAAAATATAGAAAATGTATCAAATATTCCAAAAGTTGATAATGAAAAAATGATATTAGGTTCAAAGCCATCTGTTATAGGAGTTGGTAAGTTAGCAGATTCTGCGATAATATTTTATGTTTACGTTTATACACGTTCAGAAAATTATTTGAATTTGAAATTGAAGTTGAATGAAAGAATAAAAACTGAATTTGATAAGGTAGGCATTGAAATACCATATCCTCAAATGGATGTGCATATATCAAAATAA